The Corallococcus exiguus genome has a segment encoding these proteins:
- a CDS encoding SH3 domain-containing protein, whose product MAGFRSGIVCRWSVALRSKPYKDSEHPHQGIVADLPRGTPVEVTGQQGGWLAIKVTLQGKTLQGYVSQETVAPTRPDTSKTYYELVPHGDVLVVNKVPAHQCNKARSVLTEAQLQEQLQHHSVPIVSESAMAGYVNSLHHLPAFDRHAAGGFSKAPGSSVPSQNKWRGSLGELSAQHKGLFPQRNLNIIQANHPVFDLSGPFGGLNSVKTSVRDPGSGGDPHSTYLEGMADMLGIRSGKFVRARTLLFPQLPAAEGTALMMEDGYISINADHVEPFQAALKDPANYTKKAYSQLADQLLNAEPVRVNGATYRSYQTLLRLQHASGTDFTVRKQIERALRGVRQQLANRVRSNGISRQHLVRLLDFRQQVGRANPQMTTAQLRTWLFPELLMAQRYGGGLRGNLASAGISGGRGSMGGAFVSMAFDGGTMLLNPWPSDAGVRLGKVGLAGAASGLTGGVTENLVTSNMGSALARQLTSRGTSSWMASGLGRGVGGATGGGVAAPVFSMAMLALDEQEHSTTDYVATGTRAAVAGTISGALSAGAIGALAGSEVPLLGNAVGFIIGFAGYYIVDALVGDEVEQGIRQSMAR is encoded by the coding sequence GTGGCTGGATTCAGGAGTGGAATCGTTTGCCGCTGGAGCGTGGCGCTTCGCTCAAAGCCTTACAAGGACTCCGAACATCCGCACCAAGGAATTGTCGCGGACCTTCCCCGTGGCACGCCAGTCGAGGTGACGGGGCAACAGGGTGGATGGCTCGCAATCAAGGTAACGCTCCAGGGCAAGACGCTCCAGGGGTACGTTTCGCAAGAGACGGTCGCGCCCACCCGGCCCGACACGTCGAAAACCTACTACGAGCTCGTGCCGCATGGAGACGTACTCGTCGTCAACAAGGTCCCGGCCCATCAGTGCAACAAGGCCCGGAGCGTACTCACGGAAGCGCAGCTCCAAGAACAGTTGCAGCACCACTCCGTCCCCATCGTGTCGGAGTCGGCGATGGCGGGCTATGTCAACAGCCTGCATCACCTCCCAGCCTTTGATCGACACGCGGCCGGCGGTTTCTCGAAGGCTCCAGGGAGTTCCGTCCCCAGCCAGAACAAGTGGCGCGGTTCCCTCGGGGAACTCTCCGCCCAGCACAAGGGACTGTTTCCTCAGCGGAACCTCAACATCATCCAGGCGAATCATCCCGTCTTCGATTTGAGTGGACCGTTCGGCGGACTCAATTCGGTGAAGACCAGCGTCCGCGATCCAGGTTCAGGAGGAGACCCCCACTCGACCTACCTGGAAGGCATGGCGGACATGCTGGGGATCCGAAGTGGCAAGTTCGTGAGAGCGCGCACCCTGCTGTTTCCGCAGCTCCCCGCCGCAGAGGGCACAGCATTGATGATGGAGGATGGATACATCTCCATCAACGCCGATCACGTCGAACCATTCCAGGCCGCGCTGAAGGACCCCGCCAACTACACGAAGAAGGCCTACTCGCAGCTCGCCGATCAGCTCCTGAACGCCGAGCCCGTGCGAGTCAACGGCGCGACGTACCGCTCGTACCAGACGCTGCTGCGTCTCCAACACGCGTCCGGGACGGACTTCACGGTGCGCAAGCAGATCGAGAGAGCGCTTCGTGGCGTACGGCAGCAACTGGCCAACCGTGTCCGATCCAACGGCATCAGCAGGCAGCACCTCGTCCGCCTGCTCGACTTCCGTCAGCAGGTGGGTCGTGCCAATCCCCAGATGACCACGGCCCAGCTCAGGACGTGGCTCTTCCCGGAGCTGTTGATGGCCCAGAGGTATGGAGGAGGACTCCGCGGGAATCTGGCGTCCGCGGGCATCTCCGGAGGACGGGGCTCTATGGGAGGGGCCTTCGTCTCCATGGCCTTCGACGGAGGGACGATGCTGCTGAACCCATGGCCATCAGACGCCGGTGTTCGCCTGGGAAAGGTGGGCCTCGCGGGCGCGGCGTCGGGGCTGACGGGCGGAGTCACCGAGAACCTTGTCACCAGCAACATGGGAAGCGCTCTGGCGCGTCAGCTCACGAGCCGAGGAACAAGCTCCTGGATGGCCTCGGGCCTTGGCCGAGGGGTCGGCGGCGCCACGGGGGGCGGCGTGGCGGCTCCCGTCTTTTCGATGGCCATGCTGGCACTCGATGAGCAGGAACACTCGACCACGGACTATGTCGCCACGGGGACTCGGGCCGCTGTCGCGGGCACCATCAGTGGCGCGCTGTCAGCAGGGGCCATCGGCGCGCTCGCTGGCTCGGAGGTCCCCTTGCTTGGAAATGCCGTCGGCTTCATCATCGGCTTCGCCGGGTACTACATCGTGGACGCACTGGTGGGTGATGAAGTCGAGCAAGGGATTCGCCAGTCGATGGCTCGGTGA
- a CDS encoding endonuclease/exonuclease/phosphatase family protein gives MTVDLRIASYNILADAYIKPEWFPHTPADLLRPRSRHALLARRIVELDADIVCLQEVEPDSFAALQDALKPHGYTGVMAQKQQDRPDGCAVLHRIGQSLGHRAHYFRDRLEDGRISGHLALVVDFDVGGERLRVACTHLRWDRPDRPVEQHQGMQEATELIDELIRKDPEALWIVCGDFNARPGEPLVQAFEAAGLRDAYAGRHQPTCNANGIPKSIDFLFHSIALRAQPDALPALEEQTPMPSEQEPSDHLPISARLLR, from the coding sequence ATGACGGTGGACCTGCGAATCGCCTCGTACAACATCCTGGCGGATGCCTACATCAAGCCCGAGTGGTTCCCGCACACGCCCGCGGACCTGCTCCGGCCACGAAGCCGCCACGCGCTGCTGGCCCGCCGCATCGTGGAGCTGGACGCGGACATCGTCTGCCTTCAGGAGGTGGAGCCAGACAGCTTCGCCGCGCTCCAGGATGCGCTGAAGCCGCACGGATACACAGGGGTGATGGCCCAGAAGCAGCAAGACCGTCCCGATGGCTGCGCGGTGCTCCACCGCATAGGACAGAGTCTGGGGCACCGGGCCCACTACTTCAGGGACCGGCTGGAGGACGGACGCATCTCCGGGCACCTGGCCCTGGTCGTGGACTTCGACGTCGGCGGAGAGCGGCTGCGCGTGGCTTGCACGCACCTGCGCTGGGACCGGCCTGACAGACCGGTGGAGCAACACCAGGGCATGCAGGAGGCCACCGAGCTGATCGACGAACTGATCCGCAAGGACCCGGAGGCTTTGTGGATCGTGTGCGGTGACTTCAATGCCCGGCCCGGAGAGCCGCTGGTCCAGGCGTTCGAAGCGGCTGGACTGCGGGATGCCTACGCGGGGCGGCACCAGCCGACCTGCAACGCGAACGGCATCCCCAAGTCCATCGACTTCCTCTTCCATTCAATCGCGCTGCGAGCCCAACCCGACGCGTTGCCAGCGCTGGAGGAGCAAACGCCCATGCCCTCGGAGCAAGAGCCCTCCGACCACCTGCCCATCTCCGCGCGGCTGCTGCGCTGA
- the katG gene encoding catalase/peroxidase HPI codes for MNDESKCPVAHGPRRARTNTQWWPDQLNLAMLHQHSSLSDPMIEDFNYAAEFQTLDLNAVVKDLHALMTDSQDWWPADYGHYGPFFIRMAWHAAGTYRIFDGRGGARSGEQRFAPLNSWPDNGNLDKARRLLWPIKQKYGRKLSWADLMILTGNVALDSMGLKTFGFGGGREDIWEPHSIDWGPESTWLGDERYSGERELAHPLAAVQMGLIYVNPEGPNGKPDPVGSARDIRDTFARMAMNDEETVALVAGGHTFGKCHGAGPVHHVGSEPEGANVEELGLGWKSTYESGVGEHATTSGLEGAWTPTPTKWDMTYFETLFGYEWELTKSPAGAQQWKPVGKSGDGTVPDAHVAGKRHAPMMTTADLALRFDPVYERISRDYMAHPAKFADAFARAWFKLTHRDMGPRSRYLGPLVPKEDLLWQDPIPAVNHPLVDAADIDALKAELLGSGLSVQQLVKTAWASATTFRGSDMRGGANGARIRLAPQKDWEANEPAELAKVLGKLEAIQQKFNGAQRGGKRVSLADLIVLGGTAAVEAAARDAGHKVAVTFTPGRMDASQEQTDVESFLVLEPAADGFRNYVRAGAEATTTAALIDRASLLTLTAPEMTALVGGLRALDANHGHTQHGVFTKRPGKLTPDFFVNLLDMRTAWKRSEKTPNLFEGRDRATGDLRWTATIADLVFGSSSQLRALAEVYAARDGEAHFVQDFIAAWTKVMNLDRFDLPGKKTI; via the coding sequence ATGAACGACGAATCGAAGTGCCCCGTCGCGCACGGCCCCCGTCGCGCACGGACGAACACGCAGTGGTGGCCGGACCAGCTCAACCTCGCGATGCTGCACCAGCACTCCTCGCTGTCGGATCCGATGATCGAGGACTTCAACTACGCGGCGGAGTTCCAGACGCTCGACCTCAACGCGGTGGTGAAGGACCTGCACGCGTTGATGACCGACTCGCAGGACTGGTGGCCGGCGGACTACGGCCACTACGGCCCGTTCTTCATCCGCATGGCGTGGCACGCGGCGGGCACCTACCGCATCTTCGACGGCCGCGGCGGCGCGCGCTCCGGTGAGCAGCGCTTCGCGCCCCTCAACAGCTGGCCGGACAATGGCAACCTGGACAAGGCGCGCCGCCTGCTGTGGCCCATCAAGCAGAAGTACGGCCGCAAGCTGTCGTGGGCCGACCTGATGATCCTCACGGGCAACGTGGCGCTGGACTCCATGGGCCTCAAGACGTTTGGCTTTGGCGGCGGCCGGGAGGACATCTGGGAGCCGCACTCCATTGACTGGGGCCCGGAGTCCACCTGGCTGGGCGACGAGCGCTACAGCGGCGAGCGTGAGCTCGCGCACCCGCTGGCGGCCGTGCAGATGGGCCTCATCTACGTCAATCCGGAAGGCCCGAACGGCAAGCCGGATCCGGTCGGCTCCGCTCGCGACATCCGCGACACGTTCGCGCGCATGGCGATGAACGACGAGGAGACCGTCGCGCTCGTCGCCGGTGGCCACACCTTCGGCAAGTGCCACGGCGCCGGCCCGGTGCACCACGTCGGCTCGGAACCCGAGGGCGCGAACGTGGAGGAGCTCGGGCTGGGCTGGAAGAGCACCTACGAGAGCGGCGTCGGCGAGCACGCCACCACCAGCGGCCTGGAGGGCGCGTGGACGCCCACGCCGACGAAGTGGGACATGACCTACTTCGAGACGCTGTTCGGCTACGAGTGGGAGCTGACCAAGAGCCCGGCCGGCGCGCAGCAGTGGAAGCCCGTGGGCAAGAGCGGCGACGGCACCGTGCCGGACGCGCACGTGGCCGGCAAGCGCCACGCGCCCATGATGACCACCGCCGACCTGGCGCTGCGCTTCGACCCCGTCTACGAGCGCATCTCCCGCGACTACATGGCCCACCCGGCGAAGTTCGCGGACGCCTTCGCCCGCGCCTGGTTCAAGCTGACCCATCGCGACATGGGTCCCAGGTCGCGCTACCTGGGCCCGCTGGTGCCGAAGGAGGACCTGCTCTGGCAGGACCCGATTCCGGCCGTCAACCATCCGTTGGTCGACGCCGCGGACATCGACGCGCTCAAGGCCGAGCTGCTCGGCTCCGGCCTCTCGGTGCAGCAACTGGTCAAGACGGCCTGGGCTTCGGCGACGACGTTCCGGGGCAGCGACATGCGTGGCGGCGCGAATGGCGCGCGCATCCGCCTGGCGCCGCAGAAGGACTGGGAGGCCAACGAGCCCGCCGAGCTCGCGAAGGTGCTCGGCAAGCTCGAAGCCATCCAGCAGAAGTTCAACGGCGCGCAGCGCGGCGGCAAGCGGGTGTCTCTGGCGGACCTCATCGTGCTGGGTGGCACCGCGGCCGTCGAGGCCGCCGCGCGCGACGCCGGCCACAAGGTCGCCGTGACCTTCACGCCGGGCCGCATGGACGCCTCGCAGGAGCAGACCGACGTCGAGTCGTTCCTGGTGCTCGAGCCGGCGGCGGACGGCTTCCGCAACTACGTCCGCGCGGGGGCCGAAGCGACGACCACCGCCGCGCTCATCGACCGTGCCAGCCTGCTCACGCTCACCGCGCCGGAGATGACGGCACTGGTGGGCGGCCTGCGCGCGCTGGACGCCAACCACGGCCACACGCAGCACGGCGTGTTCACGAAGCGCCCGGGCAAGCTGACCCCGGACTTCTTCGTGAACCTGCTCGACATGCGCACCGCGTGGAAGCGCTCGGAGAAGACGCCGAACCTGTTCGAAGGCCGCGACCGCGCCACGGGCGACCTGCGCTGGACGGCGACCATCGCCGACCTCGTCTTCGGCTCGAGTTCGCAGCTGCGCGCGCTGGCGGAGGTCTACGCGGCCCGCGACGGCGAAGCGCACTTCGTGCAGGACTTCATCGCCGCGTGGACCAAGGTGATGAACCTGGACCGCTTCGATCTGCCGGGGAAGAAGACGATTTAA